A section of the Rossellomorea marisflavi genome encodes:
- a CDS encoding dihydrolipoamide acetyltransferase family protein — MGIEKMKMPQLGESVTEGTISKWLVSPGDTVNKYDPIAEVQTDKVNAEVPSSFTGVIKELLAEEGDTLEVGELICSIELEGGNDAPAEEKVEKKEETTPSTPASADTSNKGRYSPAVLKMSQENGIDLTQVTGTGAGGRITRKDLKKIIESGNIPQASEAPKASPQQESPSQGAPAQPSKKPAPQTPDIPTLPGDIEIPVTGIRKAIAANMLRSKHEAPHAWTMMEVDVTNLVDYRNSLKTEFKQKEGYNLTFFAFFVKAVAQALKEYPQINSMWAGDKIIQKKDINLSIAVATDDALYVPVIKNADEKTIKGIAREITELAGKVRTGKLTSQDMQGGTFTVNNTGSFGSVQSMGIINYPQAAILQVESIVKRPVVMNNGMIAVRDMVNLCMSLDHRVLDGLVCGRFLQRVKEILENTSKETTSIY, encoded by the coding sequence ATGGGGATTGAAAAAATGAAAATGCCTCAGTTAGGCGAGAGCGTAACCGAGGGGACGATCAGCAAATGGCTGGTGTCTCCGGGAGATACGGTCAATAAATATGATCCGATTGCTGAAGTGCAAACGGATAAAGTCAATGCAGAAGTACCTTCTTCTTTTACAGGGGTCATCAAGGAACTCCTTGCCGAAGAAGGTGACACTCTTGAAGTCGGAGAGCTCATCTGTTCGATTGAATTAGAGGGGGGCAATGATGCTCCTGCTGAAGAAAAGGTGGAAAAGAAAGAAGAAACAACACCGTCTACACCTGCCTCAGCGGATACAAGCAATAAAGGCAGATATTCTCCTGCCGTCCTGAAAATGTCCCAGGAAAACGGAATCGACCTGACCCAGGTGACGGGAACAGGTGCCGGCGGCCGGATTACAAGAAAAGACCTTAAAAAAATCATAGAGTCAGGCAACATCCCTCAGGCGAGCGAGGCACCGAAGGCCTCTCCGCAACAGGAATCACCATCACAAGGAGCACCGGCACAGCCGTCCAAAAAACCTGCTCCACAGACACCGGATATACCGACCTTACCGGGTGATATTGAAATTCCTGTGACCGGAATCCGGAAAGCCATCGCCGCCAATATGCTTCGAAGCAAGCATGAAGCTCCCCATGCTTGGACGATGATGGAAGTGGATGTCACCAACTTGGTCGACTACCGCAATTCCCTCAAAACAGAATTCAAGCAGAAGGAAGGCTATAATCTTACCTTCTTCGCATTCTTCGTCAAGGCCGTTGCACAGGCGCTGAAAGAGTACCCGCAGATCAATTCCATGTGGGCGGGCGATAAGATCATCCAGAAAAAGGATATCAATCTGTCGATTGCCGTTGCAACCGATGATGCCCTCTATGTACCGGTCATCAAGAATGCAGACGAAAAGACCATTAAAGGCATTGCAAGGGAAATCACCGAGCTTGCTGGAAAAGTAAGAACCGGGAAACTGACTTCCCAAGATATGCAGGGTGGTACATTTACAGTGAACAATACGGGTTCTTTTGGATCAGTGCAATCAATGGGAATCATCAATTATCCTCAAGCAGCGATCCTTCAGGTGGAATCGATCGTTAAGCGTCCTGTTGTCATGAACAACGGAATGATTGCCGTGCGGGACATGGTGAACCTCTGTATGTCCCTGGATCACCGCGTATTGGACGGACTTGTATGCGGACGATTCCTGCAGCGAGTGAAAGAAATCCTCGAGAACACTTCGAAAGAAACGACTTCTATCTACTAA
- a CDS encoding alpha-ketoacid dehydrogenase subunit beta, producing MPVMSYIDAVTLAMREEMERDEKVFVLGEDVGKKGGVFKATHGLYDQFGEERVIDTPLAESAIAGVGIGAAMYGMRPIAEMQFADFIMPAVNQIISEAAKIRYRSNNDWSCPMVIRAPYGGGVHGALYHSQSVEAVFANQPGLKIVMPSTPYDVKGLLKAAIRDEDPVLFFEHKRAYRLIKGEVPEDDYTLPIGKADVKREGEDITVITYGLCVHFALQAAEKLAQDGIEAHILDLRTIYPLDKEAIIEAASKTGKVLLVTEDNKEGSIMGEVSAIIAEHCLFDLDAPIKRLAGPDVPAMPYAPTMEKHFMINPDKVEKAMRELAEF from the coding sequence ATGCCAGTAATGTCTTATATTGATGCCGTAACATTGGCCATGAGAGAAGAAATGGAACGAGACGAAAAAGTATTTGTCCTCGGCGAGGACGTCGGCAAAAAAGGAGGCGTCTTTAAGGCGACTCACGGACTATATGATCAATTCGGGGAAGAGCGCGTCATCGATACGCCCCTTGCCGAGTCGGCCATTGCCGGTGTTGGGATCGGAGCTGCCATGTACGGGATGAGACCAATTGCTGAGATGCAGTTTGCTGATTTCATCATGCCTGCTGTCAACCAGATCATTTCCGAAGCGGCCAAAATCCGCTATCGTTCCAACAACGACTGGAGCTGTCCGATGGTCATCCGCGCACCATATGGCGGAGGAGTACACGGAGCCCTTTATCATTCCCAATCAGTAGAAGCGGTCTTTGCCAACCAGCCAGGTCTGAAGATCGTCATGCCTTCAACGCCTTATGATGTGAAAGGCCTTCTGAAGGCAGCGATCCGTGATGAAGACCCAGTACTGTTCTTTGAACATAAGCGGGCCTACCGCCTCATCAAAGGCGAGGTGCCAGAGGACGATTATACGCTTCCCATCGGAAAAGCAGATGTGAAGCGCGAAGGAGAAGACATTACGGTCATTACCTATGGTCTTTGCGTCCACTTTGCCCTCCAAGCAGCAGAAAAGCTGGCCCAAGACGGCATCGAAGCACATATCCTGGATCTTCGCACCATCTATCCACTCGATAAAGAAGCGATTATCGAAGCCGCATCCAAGACGGGTAAAGTACTGCTTGTAACGGAAGACAATAAAGAAGGAAGCATCATGGGTGAAGTGTCTGCCATCATCGCAGAACACTGCTTGTTCGACCTAGATGCTCCAATCAAGCGTCTTGCCGGTCCGGATGTACCTGCCATGCCGTATGCTCCGACAATGGAGAAACACTTTATGATCAACCCTGATAAAGTGGAAAAAGCAATGAGGGAATTGGCTGAATTTTAA
- a CDS encoding thiamine pyrophosphate-dependent dehydrogenase E1 component subunit alpha, translating to MASNRHEELGLSNEKVVEMYETMLLARRIDERMWLLNRSGKIPFVISCQGQEAAQVGAAFALDTEKDYALPYYRDMGVVLTFGMTAQELMLSGFAKAEDPNSGGRQMPGHFGQKKNRIVTGSSPVTTQVPHAVGLALAGKMEKKDLVTFVTFGEGSSNQGDFHEGANFAGVHKLPVIFMCENNKYAISVPIEKQLACEKVSDRAIGYGMPGITVDGNDPIEVYKVVKEAADRGRRGEGPTLIETVSYRLTPHSSDDDDRSYRSPDEVAKAKTNDPIITFGAYLKETGVMDDELEKTINDRVMKQVNEATDYAEAAPYAEPESAMKYVYAEEK from the coding sequence ATGGCAAGCAATCGTCATGAAGAATTAGGACTTTCCAATGAGAAAGTAGTAGAAATGTATGAAACTATGCTCCTCGCCAGGAGAATTGATGAGCGGATGTGGCTGTTGAACCGCTCAGGGAAGATCCCATTCGTCATTTCTTGTCAAGGCCAAGAGGCCGCCCAGGTGGGTGCAGCCTTTGCACTTGATACAGAGAAGGACTATGCTCTTCCGTACTATCGTGATATGGGCGTTGTCCTCACGTTCGGGATGACGGCTCAAGAATTGATGCTTTCAGGCTTTGCCAAAGCAGAAGATCCGAACTCAGGCGGTCGTCAGATGCCTGGTCATTTCGGTCAAAAGAAAAATCGGATTGTCACGGGTTCATCCCCGGTAACCACCCAGGTGCCGCATGCTGTGGGACTTGCACTCGCAGGGAAAATGGAGAAAAAAGATCTTGTGACCTTTGTGACGTTTGGTGAAGGTTCGTCCAACCAAGGGGACTTCCACGAAGGAGCAAACTTTGCCGGTGTACATAAACTTCCGGTCATCTTCATGTGTGAAAACAACAAATATGCAATCTCGGTGCCAATCGAGAAGCAGTTGGCATGTGAGAAAGTATCAGACCGTGCCATCGGATATGGCATGCCAGGAATCACCGTTGATGGAAATGACCCCATCGAAGTGTATAAAGTGGTCAAGGAAGCGGCTGATCGCGGAAGACGCGGAGAAGGGCCTACTCTGATCGAGACGGTTTCCTACCGCCTGACTCCACACTCCTCAGATGACGATGACCGCAGCTACCGATCTCCAGATGAAGTGGCGAAAGCGAAAACCAATGATCCGATCATTACGTTCGGTGCCTATTTAAAAGAAACGGGTGTCATGGACGATGAGCTGGAGAAAACAATCAATGACCGCGTGATGAAACAAGTGAATGAAGCAACGGATTACGCAGAGGCTGCTCCTTATGCAGAGCCGGAATCCGCCATGAAATATGTTTACGCAGAAGAGAAGTAA
- the lpdA gene encoding dihydrolipoyl dehydrogenase translates to MAEEYDLVILGGGTGGYVAAIRASQLGLKTAIVEKGKLGGTCLHKGCIPSKALLRSAEVYATAKHSEDFGVKINGVELDFPKVQARKESIVEGLHKGVQHLMKQGKIDVFEGLGRILGPSIFSPMPGTISVEMNNGEENAMLIPKNVIVATGSRPRSLPGLDIDGTAVLSSDEALSLETLPKSIIIVGGGVIGIEWASMLSDFDVDVTVIEYADTIVPTEDKDIAKEMQRLMKKKGIKIVTGAKVLSDTLNKGAGSVTISAEHKGETKTFEAEKILVSVGRQANVEGIGLENTDIKVEKGFIEVNEYYQTKESHIYAIGDVIGGLQLAHVASHEGITAVEHLADQKPHPIDYTLISKCIYSSPEIASVGLTEQQAKDEGHNVKVGKFNFRAIGKALVYGESDGFVKIVADKETDDLLGVHMIGPHVTDMISEAGLAKVLDATPWEIAHTIHPHPSLSEAIGEAALAVDGKAIHG, encoded by the coding sequence ATGGCTGAAGAATATGATCTTGTCATTCTGGGTGGAGGAACAGGCGGTTACGTCGCCGCCATCCGTGCATCTCAATTGGGTCTGAAAACAGCAATCGTGGAAAAAGGGAAACTGGGAGGAACATGCCTCCATAAGGGATGTATTCCGAGTAAAGCGCTTCTAAGGAGTGCTGAAGTTTATGCAACGGCTAAGCACAGTGAAGATTTCGGGGTGAAAATCAACGGAGTGGAACTTGACTTCCCTAAAGTGCAGGCGCGTAAAGAAAGCATCGTCGAAGGCCTTCATAAAGGTGTCCAACACTTGATGAAGCAAGGGAAGATCGATGTCTTCGAAGGACTTGGAAGGATCCTTGGGCCATCCATATTCTCACCGATGCCCGGAACCATTTCAGTCGAAATGAACAACGGTGAAGAAAACGCCATGCTCATTCCGAAAAATGTCATCGTGGCAACAGGCTCCCGCCCGCGCTCACTGCCGGGGCTGGATATTGACGGAACGGCTGTCTTATCTTCCGATGAAGCTCTTTCCCTTGAAACCTTGCCGAAATCCATCATCATTGTAGGAGGCGGGGTCATCGGGATCGAATGGGCATCCATGCTATCAGATTTTGATGTGGATGTGACGGTCATCGAGTATGCGGACACCATCGTACCGACAGAAGATAAAGATATCGCCAAAGAAATGCAGCGATTGATGAAGAAAAAAGGCATCAAGATCGTCACTGGCGCGAAAGTCCTCTCTGATACGCTGAACAAAGGGGCGGGAAGTGTCACAATCAGTGCCGAGCACAAAGGCGAAACAAAAACCTTCGAAGCGGAAAAAATCCTCGTTTCCGTTGGACGTCAGGCAAATGTCGAAGGAATCGGCCTTGAAAATACAGATATCAAAGTGGAAAAAGGGTTCATCGAAGTAAATGAATACTACCAAACGAAAGAATCCCATATCTATGCAATCGGTGATGTGATAGGTGGCTTACAGCTTGCCCACGTCGCCTCACATGAAGGGATCACGGCAGTGGAGCATCTGGCTGATCAAAAGCCTCATCCAATCGACTATACGCTTATTTCCAAATGTATCTACAGCAGTCCTGAAATCGCCAGTGTAGGATTGACCGAACAGCAAGCAAAAGACGAAGGTCATAACGTCAAAGTCGGGAAATTCAATTTCAGGGCCATCGGGAAAGCCCTTGTGTACGGAGAATCAGACGGATTCGTCAAGATCGTCGCAGATAAGGAAACGGATGACCTCCTGGGCGTTCATATGATCGGTCCACACGTCACCGACATGATCTCCGAAGCAGGACTCGCCAAAGTACTTGACGCAACACCGTGGGAAATCGCCCACACCATCCACCCGCATCCATCCCTCTCAGAAGCCATAGGCGAAGCCGCCCTGGCAGTAGACGGAAAAGCCATACATGGCTAG
- the buk gene encoding butyrate kinase, with amino-acid sequence MQEIKHRILVINPGSTSTKIGVFDEDRSVFEKTIRHETETINQYPTIIDQYEFRKHTILEALDEEGINISKLSAVCGRGGLLKPIEGGTYLVNEEMLCDLREGVSGQHASNLGGILAFEIASGLNIPSYIVDPVVVDELQPLARVSGFSLIERRSIFHALNQKAVARRVAKQLGKKYEELNLIITHMGGGITVGVHHLGKVIDVNNGLHGDGPFSPERAGTVPAGDLVDLCFSGDYYREEIMKKLVGQGGLVGYLGTSDAVKVEKMIEHGDEKARHVYDAMAYQIAKEIGAASAVLSGKVDAIILTGGLAYGKGFVKAISKRINWIADVIIQPGENELQALAEGALRVLKSEEEYKEYPGTSKSEARIQ; translated from the coding sequence GTGCAAGAAATCAAGCACCGGATCCTAGTCATCAACCCGGGATCCACATCGACAAAAATCGGGGTCTTCGATGAAGACCGTTCCGTTTTTGAAAAAACGATCCGTCATGAAACGGAAACCATCAATCAATATCCGACCATCATCGATCAATATGAGTTCCGCAAGCATACGATCCTCGAAGCCCTCGATGAAGAAGGGATCAACATTTCCAAACTGAGTGCCGTCTGTGGACGGGGTGGCCTTTTGAAGCCCATTGAAGGTGGAACCTATCTTGTGAACGAAGAGATGCTCTGCGACCTCAGAGAAGGTGTATCCGGTCAGCATGCATCGAATCTCGGAGGCATCCTGGCATTCGAAATCGCATCCGGACTCAATATCCCATCCTATATCGTCGATCCGGTGGTAGTGGACGAGCTCCAGCCTCTTGCCAGGGTGTCAGGATTCTCCCTGATCGAGCGCAGAAGTATCTTCCATGCCCTCAACCAGAAGGCGGTAGCAAGAAGGGTGGCCAAGCAGCTCGGTAAGAAATATGAAGAGCTGAACCTGATCATCACCCATATGGGAGGTGGAATCACCGTTGGTGTCCATCATCTCGGTAAGGTGATCGACGTCAATAATGGACTGCACGGCGACGGTCCATTCAGCCCTGAACGTGCAGGGACAGTCCCTGCCGGGGATCTTGTTGACCTGTGCTTTTCAGGTGATTACTACCGCGAGGAGATCATGAAGAAGCTTGTTGGACAGGGTGGTCTTGTAGGCTACCTCGGTACAAGCGATGCAGTGAAAGTAGAAAAGATGATCGAACATGGCGATGAAAAAGCCCGGCACGTCTATGATGCCATGGCTTATCAAATTGCCAAGGAAATCGGAGCGGCCAGTGCCGTGCTGAGCGGCAAGGTGGATGCCATCATCCTGACGGGAGGGCTTGCATACGGAAAAGGGTTCGTCAAGGCCATTTCCAAAAGGATCAACTGGATCGCCGATGTCATCATCCAACCCGGTGAAAATGAACTTCAAGCCCTTGCCGAAGGGGCACTGCGCGTCCTCAAAAGTGAAGAAGAATACAAAGAATATCCGGGAACGTCAAAAAGTGAGGCCCGGATACAATAA
- the bcd gene encoding branched-chain amino acid dehydrogenase gives MKIFSYMEQYDYEQLVFCQDQESGLKAIIAIHDTTLGPALGGTRMWTYESEEAAIEDALRLAKGMTYKNAAAGLNLGGGKTVIIGDPRKDKNEEMFRAFGRYIQGLNGRYITAEDVGTTVADMDLIHEETDYVTGISPAFGSSGNPSPVTAYGVYRGIKAAAKEAFGTDSLEGKTIAVQGVGNVAYNMCRHLHEEGANLIVTDINKEAVQRAVEEFGAKAVDTNEIYGVDCDIFAPCALGAIINDETIPQLKAKVIAGAANNQLKESRHGDAIHEMGIVYAPDYVINAGGVINVADELYGYNSERAMKKVEQVYNNVERVIEIAKRDHVATYVAADRMAEERIEKMRRSRSQFLQNGHHILSRR, from the coding sequence ATGAAAATCTTCAGCTATATGGAACAATACGACTACGAACAATTGGTATTCTGTCAAGATCAGGAATCAGGATTGAAAGCCATCATTGCCATCCATGACACCACTCTCGGACCTGCACTAGGCGGAACACGCATGTGGACCTATGAATCAGAAGAAGCCGCGATTGAAGACGCCCTTCGCCTTGCCAAAGGTATGACATACAAGAACGCTGCTGCCGGATTGAATCTTGGAGGCGGTAAGACCGTCATCATCGGAGATCCACGAAAAGACAAGAACGAAGAGATGTTCCGTGCATTCGGGCGCTACATCCAAGGACTGAACGGCCGATATATCACAGCAGAGGATGTAGGTACGACCGTTGCGGATATGGACTTGATCCACGAAGAGACCGATTATGTGACAGGGATCTCACCTGCATTCGGTTCATCAGGGAATCCATCCCCTGTAACGGCTTACGGCGTTTACCGCGGAATCAAAGCGGCAGCCAAAGAAGCATTCGGAACGGATTCACTTGAGGGGAAAACCATTGCAGTCCAAGGTGTCGGTAATGTTGCGTACAATATGTGCCGTCACCTTCACGAAGAAGGTGCCAATCTGATCGTAACGGACATCAATAAAGAAGCTGTTCAGCGTGCTGTAGAAGAGTTTGGTGCAAAAGCCGTAGATACAAATGAAATCTATGGAGTAGATTGCGACATCTTCGCGCCTTGCGCCCTTGGTGCCATCATCAATGACGAAACGATTCCACAGCTGAAGGCGAAAGTGATTGCCGGAGCTGCGAATAACCAGCTGAAAGAATCCCGTCACGGAGATGCCATCCACGAAATGGGAATCGTCTATGCGCCGGATTATGTAATCAATGCAGGTGGGGTCATCAACGTAGCGGATGAGCTTTATGGATATAACAGCGAGAGAGCCATGAAAAAGGTTGAACAGGTTTATAATAATGTTGAGCGTGTCATTGAAATCGCCAAGCGTGATCATGTTGCTACATATGTAGCTGCTGACCGCATGGCAGAAGAACGCATCGAGAAAATGCGCCGTTCAAGAAGTCAATTCCTTCAAAACGGACATCACATCCTTAGCCGCCGCTAA
- the yqiS gene encoding phosphate butyryltransferase, producing the protein MNLQSLVDLATRKENATVAVAAAEDKEVLKAVSMAVERGMAEFLLFGDSEKIERVMEESQRDLLNSTHIKIIHSPSVQHAAELAVQAVNQKKADVLMKGHVSTSVLLKAVLNKEWGLRTGNVLSHAAAFEVEGFENLIFVTDAAMNISPDLGQKAQIIQNTVSVARSIGIDRPKVAPLAAVEVINPQMQATLDAASLTVMNQRGQIKDCLVDGPLALDNAVSSIAASQKGIVSEVAGNADILLVPTIESGNILYKSLMYFAGAKVAAVISGAKAPIVLTSRSDLAESKLYSLALAICSSENR; encoded by the coding sequence ATGAATCTCCAATCTCTAGTAGATCTAGCAACCCGAAAGGAAAATGCCACCGTGGCTGTTGCTGCGGCTGAAGACAAAGAAGTCCTGAAGGCTGTATCCATGGCGGTGGAACGGGGGATGGCAGAGTTCTTACTCTTTGGTGACAGTGAGAAAATTGAAAGGGTCATGGAAGAATCGCAACGCGACCTTCTAAACAGCACCCACATCAAGATCATCCATTCACCATCAGTGCAACATGCTGCAGAACTTGCCGTTCAAGCCGTCAATCAAAAAAAAGCAGACGTTCTGATGAAGGGGCATGTCTCCACTTCCGTCCTTCTCAAGGCCGTACTGAATAAAGAATGGGGTCTCAGGACCGGGAATGTGCTATCGCATGCAGCTGCCTTTGAGGTGGAAGGTTTCGAAAACCTCATTTTTGTAACCGATGCAGCCATGAACATCTCACCGGACCTTGGGCAAAAGGCCCAAATCATTCAAAATACCGTTTCAGTTGCCCGGTCCATAGGAATAGACCGTCCTAAAGTGGCTCCTCTGGCAGCCGTCGAGGTCATCAATCCTCAAATGCAGGCCACACTGGACGCTGCATCCCTTACGGTAATGAACCAAAGGGGACAGATCAAAGATTGCCTGGTGGACGGGCCGCTCGCTCTTGATAACGCCGTTTCATCGATTGCAGCCAGTCAAAAAGGAATTGTCAGCGAGGTAGCTGGAAATGCAGATATCCTCCTGGTGCCAACAATAGAATCAGGAAACATCCTTTATAAGTCCCTCATGTATTTCGCAGGGGCAAAGGTGGCTGCCGTCATATCGGGAGCCAAAGCACCAATCGTATTGACATCCAGGTCGGACCTGGCTGAGAGCAAGCTATACTCTTTGGCACTTGCCATCTGCTCTTCTGAAAACCGATAA
- a CDS encoding sigma 54-interacting transcriptional regulator: MQDVLIVGGGKGGVAILKILHEASSMNVVAVIDVDRQAPGVKLAGEWGIAIGDDWRPYLDASIDIVIEVTGDREVFENIRDRRGKNTVLIPGSVAFLISKLLEEKEELIHELTSESFKRDLIFNSTDDGMIGIDHRGKIILFNQSAQRMTGISGEEALNRNILEVVPESRLISTIETRRSEINQEVILQNGLKIISSRIPMITSTDEVIGAFSVFKDITEVVNLAEQITDLKEIQTMLEAIIQSSDDAISVVDEEGKGILINPAYTRITGLSSGEVIGQPATADISEGESIHLKVLRTRKAIRGTRMRVGPKRKEVIVNVAPIIVNDILKGSVGVIHDMSEIQSLTNELDRARRIIRTLEAKYIFDDIIGTSEEMKIAIEQAKLGAKTPATVLLRGESGTGKELFAHAIHNASDRKFNKFIRVNCAALAENLLESELFGYEDGAFSGAKRGGKRGLFEEANNGSIFLDEIGELSANTQAKLLRVLQEQEIVRVGGTKSIPINVRVIAATNVNLEKGMGDGSFREDLYYRLNRMPIQIPPLRHRKGDIPLISERLIAKINQDYGRKVEGLTKKASMRLMEHDWPGNVRELENVLGRAVIFMEASETYIDEKHLSSMGHTKERTTEIETDPEATDLNARLEWYERQIIQSVLAQHKGNKTATAKALNVSVRNLYYKIEKYNIEINSMK, encoded by the coding sequence TTGCAGGATGTTCTCATAGTAGGGGGAGGAAAAGGTGGGGTGGCGATATTGAAAATTCTCCACGAAGCCTCTTCCATGAATGTAGTAGCGGTCATCGATGTGGACAGGCAGGCTCCAGGGGTAAAGCTTGCCGGGGAATGGGGCATTGCCATCGGAGATGACTGGCGACCATATCTTGATGCTTCCATCGATATCGTCATCGAGGTGACGGGGGATAGAGAAGTATTCGAAAACATCAGGGATCGACGCGGGAAGAACACCGTGCTCATCCCGGGAAGTGTCGCCTTCCTCATTTCCAAGCTCCTCGAGGAAAAAGAAGAGTTGATCCATGAACTCACTAGTGAATCCTTTAAGCGGGATCTCATATTCAATTCCACGGATGACGGGATGATCGGAATTGATCACAGGGGTAAGATCATCCTTTTCAATCAAAGTGCTCAGCGAATGACGGGGATCAGTGGCGAAGAGGCCTTAAACCGGAATATCCTTGAAGTCGTGCCGGAAAGCCGGTTGATCTCGACCATCGAAACGAGGAGGTCTGAAATCAACCAGGAAGTGATCCTCCAGAACGGCTTGAAGATCATTTCGAGCAGGATCCCGATGATCACATCTACGGATGAAGTAATCGGTGCGTTTTCGGTGTTCAAGGATATTACCGAAGTGGTGAACCTTGCTGAACAGATCACGGATCTGAAGGAAATCCAGACGATGCTTGAAGCGATCATCCAATCGAGTGATGATGCCATTTCGGTCGTTGATGAGGAAGGGAAGGGGATCTTGATCAATCCCGCCTATACCAGGATCACTGGCCTTTCAAGCGGAGAGGTGATCGGTCAGCCGGCAACTGCGGATATCTCCGAAGGCGAAAGCATCCACCTAAAAGTCCTCAGGACCCGAAAGGCCATCAGGGGGACGAGGATGCGTGTCGGCCCGAAGCGAAAGGAAGTCATAGTCAATGTGGCACCGATCATCGTCAATGACATTCTGAAAGGGAGCGTCGGTGTCATCCATGATATGTCTGAGATCCAATCCCTCACGAATGAATTGGACCGGGCGCGCAGGATCATCCGTACCCTTGAGGCAAAATATATTTTCGACGATATCATCGGGACTTCCGAAGAAATGAAGATCGCTATCGAACAGGCGAAGCTCGGTGCGAAGACGCCGGCGACGGTTTTGCTCCGGGGGGAATCAGGCACCGGAAAGGAACTATTTGCCCACGCCATACATAATGCAAGCGACCGGAAATTCAACAAGTTCATCAGGGTCAACTGTGCTGCTCTGGCTGAAAACTTGTTGGAGAGTGAGCTGTTCGGTTATGAAGATGGCGCATTCTCAGGAGCGAAGCGTGGGGGCAAGCGGGGACTCTTCGAAGAAGCGAATAATGGAAGCATTTTCCTTGATGAGATCGGGGAGCTGAGTGCCAACACTCAGGCGAAGCTTTTAAGGGTGCTCCAGGAACAAGAAATCGTCCGGGTGGGAGGAACCAAGTCAATCCCCATAAACGTCCGGGTGATTGCCGCCACCAATGTGAATCTCGAGAAAGGCATGGGTGACGGATCATTCAGAGAAGATCTCTATTACCGACTCAATCGAATGCCGATCCAGATCCCACCACTTCGTCACCGAAAAGGGGACATCCCATTGATATCCGAGCGCCTCATCGCTAAGATCAATCAGGATTATGGGCGTAAGGTGGAAGGACTGACGAAAAAGGCTTCAATGAGGCTGATGGAGCATGACTGGCCCGGGAACGTCCGCGAACTGGAAAATGTACTTGGCAGGGCCGTCATATTCATGGAGGCAAGTGAAACCTATATAGATGAGAAACATCTTTCTTCCATGGGACATACGAAGGAACGCACCACCGAGATCGAGACAGATCCGGAAGCGACCGATCTGAATGCGCGTCTCGAATGGTATGAAAGACAGATAATCCAGTCGGTTTTAGCGCAACATAAAGGCAATAAGACCGCCACGGCAAAAGCACTCAATGTTTCTGTCAGGAATTTATATTATAAAATTGAAAAGTATAATATTGAAATAAATAGCATGAAATAA
- a CDS encoding DUF2627 domain-containing protein → MSRLIALIIMLIPGAFAALGIKLMRDMLFGILQPPIPYLWLQFVLGLVFFVAGLGFIAGFVLHRDRKRNKVQPRFTKKS, encoded by the coding sequence ATGTCACGCCTTATCGCTTTGATCATCATGCTCATACCCGGCGCATTTGCAGCGCTCGGTATCAAGCTTATGAGGGACATGCTCTTCGGCATCCTGCAGCCTCCCATACCGTACCTCTGGCTGCAATTCGTACTTGGTTTAGTCTTCTTCGTTGCAGGCCTAGGATTCATCGCAGGATTCGTTCTCCACAGGGACCGGAAAAGGAACAAAGTTCAACCTCGTTTCACGAAAAAAAGCTAG